The window ACATCAGCATTAAGAAAACAATTACGAAATACAACAAACTGAAAtcacatttattttcaatGAAGATAAAGCTACAGAGTGTTAAGTCATCGGAACAACTTGGGCGGAGTATCACCGAGATTAACGGAATTATTAAAAGAGTGAATGGGTACTTAAAGGTAACCTCCTTGAATAAATCTATTAATGAATatcagaaggaaaacaacgAGGTGTccttgaaggaagaaatgctAGATGATTTGTTTGAAACATTTGATTATGATTCAGAAATGGTTGCGGAGGAAGATGAACTTGTTACAAAAGTTCTGGAAGGCATGGGGATCCAGATGAATGCCAAGTTAGAtgacattccttctcccgGCGAACTTCCCAAGGTACACGTTAACCACATCAACCATGTTGATGTCTCCGACCTGGAGGCACGCCTCAATAACCTACGCCTGGGAAAGCCATAAGGGGGGGGCGAGGGGACCAATCCCCCTCCTCACCCCGGAAGAGAAAGGCACTGGATCTTATGGAGGAGGCAAGGAAGTTCGTGTGTCTTTTTTGACCTAGTTAAAGTGGACGACTTGCTATCCCCTTGATCACTTCATTACATGTCAGAAACGTAAATTGCAAAACTTCGTGTCCGCACTTTTGGGTGCGGATTCAGCACACCTGCGtagtgtgaattttttttttctccacctcgAGGTGGTGCCTTTTTATGTACTTGACGATCTCTCCAACGACGTCCTCCACGGGGGGCAGAGCTCCTATTCCTttgaagggagaaaaaggagtgCGCGGTAAATGGATTCGCGGTAAATGGATTCACCGTAAATGGATTCGCAGTAAATGAATTCGCGGTAGATGGATTCGCGGTAGATGGATGCGTTGCGCACTCCTTACCGTAGTCTCCGCAAGCGAGGAGCTTCTCCACTGGCTCCACGACCTGCACGCCCCAGGACATTATCCGCTTCATCTGCTCTCGCGTCACGGGATGCTCGTACATGTGCGTGTTCATACAGGGGAATACGAGCATTGGCTTCTTGAAATCCCAGCACCGGCAGATGCAGGTCTGTTGGGGTGATCAATGAGAAAGCGGTTACGAATAGAAGGGGGTGATGGATCAAAACGATGGTCAatcaaaagaagaataagtCATCGGGTCGAGCGGCTATTGGCTGGCGCCGCTGCACATTGTTCTTATACGCACCAGGAGGTTGGGGCAAGCCCCGGAAGACACAGACGCCAGTGTGTTTGCATCCATCGGGCAAATGACGAAGAGATCGGCCCACTTCCTCAGCTCGACATGCAAAATATCATCCCCCATCTTTTGCCATGCCCACTCGTCCTTATCCAAAAGAACCTTTTCATCAAAGTCTAGTGGTTTCAGAAAATTGTCATATGCCAGAGTGGTCGCCAcgtattttatttccacGTCCAGGTTGCTCTCGGCGCACCTTTCCTTTATACGTTTTTTCACTTCACCAAGTTTGATGGCGGCGACACTTGCACTAACACCAATGAGGAGGTTCATTGGATTAGCGGAGGTAGTTAAAGTTGTGTTCCGCTTTTCTGTCCCtacctttcttctttttgttctgtACTGTTCTGTACTGTTCTGTACTGTTCTCTACGTGCCCTTGTTGGTCGTTCCTTTATTGGTCACTCTCATATGCACTTATACCTCCCCTATCTTTAGTCGTTacgaaaaaatggtgaataTCCACTTAGGAACCTTAATTCCCGCAAATATGAAGGAGGAATATAGTgtggcaccttttttttcgcctagATTTACTCAATCGTGCCTGCgcctataaaaaaaaaccgaTTAAAATAATCTTTGTAGGGCGTTCGTGTTCTCTTTTAATTTACGGGAAACTACCCCGAGATGTGAATTTGCCCCCCTGTTGGTAGAAGCGCTTTAAGTATACCCCGACTTGACAACTccgttggaaaaaaaaaaaaaaaaaaaaaaaaaaaaagagaaaaaaatgcgcagAAGCGTAAGAAAGaggagaaataattttccttttcttatcATGTATGGTTATGTCCCTGTGAGCATGTTGGAGGGTCTCTTCGTGCGACTGCGAAGGAGTATCGACGTGGTGGTTCCTTGCGAATCTCCTtcggaggaaaaataaaaatttaaggcAACCCTTCAActgacatatatataaatatatatatatatatatatatagatgaactttttttttttttatttaaaggCCTCCAGCCCATTAAACCACCCCGTGATTTCATTTTCCCGACAAGGTTATGATAAGGTCAAGGGGGCAACAACGAAGGAAGAGAATTCTGCTTCGCGTCTCTTCTTCGGTTAGATAAATGCAACCGGGGATCTGACTCGTTAGGCGAAGTGGACAAGTGATTACGCGGCCAAGTGATTACGCAGCCAAGTAACGAAGTGGAGAGCGCGCGCACAGGAAagcctttcccttccccgcATCGACTCACCCTACATAACACGTCGTTgtcaaaatgaatgaaaaactGGACGTGGATGAGGAGGCATACGACATGCTATTCAGCCCGGTGACACCGTGGCCTTGCCTATCCTTCGACTTCATTTTGAGCAAACCTGCTGGAGCCCACCCCTCGGTAGGAGATGCCAAGAAGAagggttttttttcccccttgacGTACCCACTCCAGGTAACTTGTGTAGCAGGGAGCCAAGCTGCAAAGAAGAGTCAAAATGAAATCTACCTCCTCAGGTGGGATAAcctgaacaaattaaaggaTGGAGATGATAGCGACGATGATAGTGACGATGATAGTGACGACAGCAATGATGACAACAACAACGATGATAAGAATGATGATGGCGATAATGATAAGGGTGGTAGTGGCGGGCCCGCGCCAGGCAACTCGTTGGGGGAGAAACGACAAAAAGGTAAAGGAAACTCAAAGGAAGTGGACAGTCTGTGTGTAGAGAGTAAGAAGGAACAAGTCGTTTGTAAAGCGATCCAACACCCATACGGAGGATTAAACAGAATAAagacatgcaaaaaaataaactctCTTATTGCAACCTGGTGTGAAGACAGTAAGGTATATATCTATGAATTATCGGAAGAGATAAAACATTTAGATGAGCGTCCATACAATGAAGAAGTTGTGAAAAAGGCACTGCATGTGTTTGATGGCCACACCAGTGAAGGGTTCAGTTTGGATTGGAACCCCGTTTACGCGGCCAAACTGTTAAGTGGAGATAATGATGGAAACCTCTTTCTGTGGTTGCCCGATAATAGTGATAAATGGACATATGAACGGTGCACTATGGAGGTTCCCACTAACCAGAGCAAGGACAAgaatggaggaaaaggaaaaggaagaaagaaacacAGTATCGAAGATATTCAGTGGagcaaaggaggaaatggatTCGGACATGTATTTGCCATGTGTTCCTCAGACAAAAGTGTAAGTATAATAGATACACGCGATTTAAAGAATCAAAACAAAACAGACGGAAGGAAtaacacacatatacaaatacCAGATGCCCATTCATCAGATGTTAATGTCATTTCGTGGAATGAACATGTCAATTTTTTGATAGCCTCAGGAGGGGATGATTCTCTTGTAAAAATATGGGATATAAGAAACGTTTCCAATTCTGTAGGTGCATTAAAATTTCACAGAAAATCCATTTCTGCAGTTTCCTGGGATCATAGTGATACTTATGTGATTTTGGCTTCAAGTTTGGATGACTGCATTTCCATTTGGGATCTCTCCGTTGAGACAGAGTCCTTAGAGTTTGGTCTGTCGAAGTATCCTGATCAACTTTTGTTCGAACATCAAAATCAAAAGTTCATCACAGATGCCAAGTTCCACCCCCTCCACCCAGGAGTCGTCGTCTCTACGTCCAGTGACAactttaacatttttaagcCTTGCAATGTGTAGCTTTGTCGGGCATGGTCCGCCTTACATTTTAGCATACCTTTTGAACTTACATCTTTTGAACTTACATCTTTTGAACTTACATTATTTGAACTTACATCTTTTGAACTTACATCTTTTGAACTTACATCTTTTGAACTTACATTATTTGaacttacatttttttaacccattttttgacccattttttgaacccattttttgacccattttttgaacccattttttgacCCATTTTTTGAACTTACATTATTTGAACCTACCTTTTTTGAACCTACATTTTTTGAACCTACATTTTTTGAACCTACATTTTTTGAACCTACATTTTTTGAACCTACCTTTTTTGAACCTACCTTTTTTGAACCTGTATTTTACCTTAACGTTGAGTCTACTTTCCGACACGCAGCCAATGGCGCCGACGACGTGGAAAAGTTTTGGCCAAACAATGACCTCCTCGCAGATGCTTCACGCATGCTTAGTGGCACAACAAACGGGTTCACACGATGCACGGTTAAGTGAAGCAACGAGCGTAGGTAAGACGCCTCATCAGTTGGAAGGAGAGTCAAAGGGGTCGTTACATGCATGCAGAAATTCTCATATAGCTACGTATAAATGAGCAAAGCGCGTAAAACAAGGGAGGCATCTTCCCGTGTAGAGGTGATTCAGGCAGTCTATCCGATGAACATTTCGATCTACCTCAGTGCGTGCGAACCTGGGCGATGGCCTTGAAGGCTGTATCCAGAACCTCGCTGATGGTGGGGTGCGAGTGCACCATGTGAGCCAAATCGATAACGGACAACTTCAAGTTCAAGGCTAACACACCCTCATGAATTAGAATAGAAGCGTAACTTCCAACGATGAACAATCCAAGAATCTCTTTGCTCTCCTTTAGATAAACTATTTTTACCATACCACTTGTATTGTCAACAGTATTATACTTTCCTTTGTTGTATGAATTATTTTTCGAGCGTTCTGGAAAGGTAATGTCGTTATTTTCACAGAGCACTTTAGAGTTCGCCTTGTAAAATGAAATCTCTGTACCGATGTTCTCGGGGGGGTATAACTTCTTGGCTTCCTTTTCTGTCAATCCCACGAAAGCCAATTCAGGGGTGGTATAACACACCGAGGGAATATTCCTGTAGATGATAGGTTTACTAGCCCAATCGTTGTGAGAGGCGATTGAATGGACAGTGTTGTTGTGTGTCTCTTTCCCATTGGATATTATCCAATCGACCACCTTCAATGCTTGGTGCGATGCTGTGTGTGCCAACATTTGCTTTCCATTGGCATCACCTATGCAGAATATATTGTCGTACACCCCCTGGTCTTTTCTCTCTACTCTCAGGTGTTCGTCCACCGACACGAATCCTCTATTCATCTGTATTTGCAAGTCGTCGAGACCCATGTTATTCGTGTTCGGTTTTCTCCCGGTGGCGACAAGGCAACTGTCCACGCGCGTTTCCTTGATTTTATTATTCCTTTGAATTGGTTTATCCTCTTCCGCATCGTTTCTCTCACTGTGCCCGATGATGACTGGCTGATTTCCCTTTCCCGCTCGCACGTACTCAATGCACGTATTCAGGTGCACACGCATCGG of the Plasmodium knowlesi strain H genome assembly, chromosome: 5 genome contains:
- a CDS encoding vacuolar protein sorting-associated protein 2, putative, with amino-acid sequence MGGYLSKNLEECLRNEKRNLNKSIRELEREIFKLTKEQNRIEKDIKINSRKNENISIVRTLAKDYISIKKTITKYNKLKSHLFSMKIKLQSVKSSEQLGRSITEINGIIKRVNGYLKVTSLNKSINEYQKENNEVSLKEEMLDDLFETFDYDSEMVAEEDELVTKVLEGMGIQMNAKLDDIPSPGELPKVHVNHINHVDVSDLEARLNNLRLGKP
- a CDS encoding phosphopantothenoylcysteine decarboxylase, putative; this encodes MNLLIGVSASVAAIKLGEVKKRIKERCAESNLDVEIKYVATTLAYDNFLKPLDFDEKVLLDKDEWAWQKMGDDILHVELRKWADLFVICPMDANTLASVSSGACPNLLTCICRCWDFKKPMLVFPCMNTHMYEHPVTREQMKRIMSWGVQVVEPVEKLLACGDYGIGALPPVEDVVGEIVKYIKRHHLEVEKKKIHTTQVC
- a CDS encoding ribosome assembly protein RRB1, putative, whose translation is MNEKLDVDEEAYDMLFSPVTPWPCLSFDFILSKPAGAHPSVGDAKKKGFFSPLTYPLQVTCVAGSQAAKKSQNEIYLLRWDNLNKLKDGDDSDDDSDDDSDDSNDDNNNDDKNDDGDNDKGGSGGPAPGNSLGEKRQKGKGNSKEVDSLCVESKKEQVVCKAIQHPYGGLNRIKTCKKINSLIATWCEDSKVYIYELSEEIKHLDERPYNEEVVKKALHVFDGHTSEGFSLDWNPVYAAKLLSGDNDGNLFLWLPDNSDKWTYERCTMEVPTNQSKDKNGGKGKGRKKHSIEDIQWSKGGNGFGHVFAMCSSDKSVSIIDTRDLKNQNKTDGRNNTHIQIPDAHSSDVNVISWNEHVNFLIASGGDDSLVKIWDIRNVSNSVGALKFHRKSISAVSWDHSDTYVILASSLDDCISIWDLSVETESLEFGLSKYPDQLLFEHQNQKFITDAKFHPLHPGVVVSTSSDNFNIFKPCNV